A single window of Limnothrix sp. FACHB-406 DNA harbors:
- a CDS encoding saccharopine dehydrogenase-like oxidoreductase, translating to MVNSDKTGAIRVGVMGFGGLGQAAARVLAPKREMLLVAAVDRDGFAYSPEGLDPDRAIATYRDRGSVGHLPGGSLSPTSIIEAIEAAKGNVDGFFLALPNLPNTFMAEVVEQIIASGWRGVLVDALKRTSAMEQILALGDRLANAGITYLTGCGATPGLLTAAATIAAQSYAEVHSVKITFGVGIANWEAYRATIREDIAHMPGYDTERARLMTDAEVEALLDTTNGILSLENMEHADDLMLELAGICSRDRVTVGGVVDTRNAKKPLSTNVQVTGRTFEGKISTHTFTLGDETSMAANVCGPAFGYLKAGVSLQRRGQFGLFTAAEIMPQFVR from the coding sequence ATGGTGAATTCGGACAAGACCGGCGCAATTCGGGTTGGGGTGATGGGCTTTGGCGGTTTGGGCCAAGCGGCGGCGCGGGTGCTGGCTCCCAAGCGCGAAATGCTGTTGGTGGCAGCGGTCGATCGCGATGGCTTTGCCTACAGCCCCGAAGGGCTAGATCCCGATCGGGCGATCGCCACCTACCGCGATCGGGGTTCCGTGGGCCATCTGCCCGGCGGCTCCCTCAGCCCCACCAGCATCATCGAGGCGATCGAAGCCGCCAAGGGTAACGTTGATGGCTTCTTCCTGGCCCTGCCCAACCTGCCCAACACCTTCATGGCCGAGGTTGTCGAACAAATCATCGCCTCCGGTTGGCGCGGCGTGTTGGTGGATGCCCTCAAACGCACCAGCGCCATGGAACAGATCCTGGCCCTGGGCGATCGACTCGCCAACGCTGGCATCACCTACCTGACCGGTTGCGGAGCCACCCCCGGCCTGTTGACCGCCGCCGCCACGATCGCCGCCCAAAGCTACGCCGAAGTTCACAGCGTCAAAATCACCTTCGGAGTCGGCATCGCCAACTGGGAAGCCTACCGCGCCACCATCCGCGAAGACATCGCCCACATGCCCGGTTATGACACCGAGCGGGCCCGCCTGATGACCGATGCGGAAGTCGAAGCCCTGCTCGACACCACCAACGGCATCCTATCCTTGGAAAACATGGAACATGCCGATGATCTGATGCTGGAACTGGCGGGCATTTGCAGCCGCGATCGGGTCACCGTCGGTGGTGTGGTGGATACGCGCAACGCCAAGAAACCCCTCAGCACCAATGTGCAAGTGACGGGCCGCACCTTCGAGGGCAAAATCTCCACCCACACCTTCACCCTCGGCGACGAAACCAGCATGGCCGCCAACGTTTGTGGCCCCGCCTTTGGTTATCTGAAGGCCGGCGTTTCCCTGCAACGGCGCGGGCAGTTTGGCCTGTTCACCGCCGCTGAAATCATGCCCCAATTTGTCCGTTAA